In Modestobacter versicolor, a single genomic region encodes these proteins:
- a CDS encoding DNA-3-methyladenine glycosylase I produces the protein MDRCGWATSAPEYVAYHDEEWGRPLTGDDALFERVCLEAFQSGLSWITILRKRPAFRAAFAGFRIDAVAEFTPDDVERLMADAGIVRNRAKVTAAVRNARAAQQLPEGLSALLWSFAPTAPRPRPQTLAEVPATSPESVAMAEELKRRGFAFVGPTTAYALMQATGMVDDHVATCFRAAEPHPEQAPENRD, from the coding sequence GTGGACCGCTGTGGCTGGGCGACGAGTGCACCGGAGTACGTGGCGTACCACGACGAGGAGTGGGGCCGGCCGCTCACCGGTGACGACGCGCTGTTCGAGCGGGTCTGCCTGGAGGCGTTCCAGTCCGGGCTGTCCTGGATCACGATCCTGCGCAAGCGCCCGGCGTTCCGGGCCGCCTTCGCGGGCTTCCGGATCGACGCGGTCGCCGAGTTCACGCCGGACGACGTGGAGCGGCTGATGGCCGACGCCGGCATCGTGCGCAACCGCGCGAAGGTCACCGCGGCGGTGCGCAACGCCCGGGCGGCGCAGCAGCTGCCGGAGGGGCTCTCGGCCTTGCTGTGGTCGTTCGCGCCGACCGCGCCGCGCCCCCGGCCGCAGACCCTCGCCGAGGTCCCGGCCACCAGCCCGGAGTCCGTCGCGATGGCCGAGGAGCTGAAACGGCGGGGCTTCGCCTTCGTCGGGCCGACCACCGCCTACGCCCTGATGCAGGCCACCGGGATGGTCGACGACCACGTCGCCACGTGCTTCCGGGCCGCGGAGCCGCACCCGGAGCAGGCGCCGGAGAACCGGGACTGA
- a CDS encoding NAD-dependent epimerase/dehydratase family protein, whose amino-acid sequence MHILITGGAGFIGSHVVAAARGAGHEVRVLDALLPAVHPGYPDGVPGLDGVDLVVGDVRDAGTVDRALDGVDAVCHQAAMVGLGVDVQDMPEYAGINDLGTAVLLAAMARADVGRLVLASSMVVYGEGRYECPEHGVVPAAPRRRADLDDGRFDPPCPVCGRQLSWGEVGEDTPADPRNTYAATKLAQEHLAAAWARSTGGGAIALRYHNVYGPHMPRDTPYAGVASIFRSALESGRAPRVFEDGGQQRDFVHVTDVAQANLGSLEAAPPDSALRAYNVASGVPHTVGDMAGALAEAFGGPAPEVTGEYRIGDVRHVVASPARAEAELGFRARVTFADGMREFATAPLRPAP is encoded by the coding sequence GTGCACATCCTGATCACCGGAGGGGCGGGCTTCATCGGCTCGCATGTCGTCGCCGCCGCCCGCGGGGCCGGGCACGAGGTGCGGGTGCTCGACGCCCTGCTCCCCGCCGTCCACCCCGGCTACCCCGACGGCGTGCCCGGCCTCGACGGCGTCGACCTGGTGGTCGGTGACGTCCGGGACGCGGGCACCGTCGACCGCGCCCTGGACGGCGTGGACGCGGTCTGCCACCAGGCGGCGATGGTCGGCCTGGGGGTCGACGTGCAGGACATGCCGGAGTACGCCGGGATCAACGACCTGGGGACGGCGGTGCTGCTGGCCGCGATGGCCCGGGCGGACGTCGGCCGGCTGGTGCTGGCCAGCTCGATGGTCGTGTACGGCGAGGGCCGCTACGAGTGCCCGGAGCACGGCGTCGTCCCGGCGGCCCCCCGCCGGCGGGCCGACCTGGACGACGGCCGGTTCGACCCGCCGTGCCCGGTGTGCGGGCGGCAGCTGAGCTGGGGCGAGGTGGGCGAGGACACCCCGGCCGACCCGCGCAACACCTACGCCGCCACGAAGCTGGCCCAGGAGCACCTGGCCGCGGCGTGGGCCCGGTCGACCGGCGGCGGCGCGATCGCGCTGAGGTACCACAACGTCTACGGGCCGCACATGCCGCGGGACACCCCCTACGCCGGGGTGGCGTCGATCTTCCGCAGCGCGCTGGAGTCCGGCCGGGCGCCCCGGGTGTTCGAGGACGGCGGGCAGCAGCGGGACTTCGTGCACGTCACCGACGTGGCGCAGGCGAACCTCGGGTCGCTGGAGGCCGCTCCCCCGGACTCGGCGCTGCGGGCCTACAACGTGGCGTCGGGGGTGCCGCACACGGTCGGGGACATGGCCGGTGCGCTGGCCGAGGCGTTCGGCGGTCCCGCGCCCGAGGTGACCGGTGAGTACCGGATCGGCGACGTGCGGCACGTCGTCGCCTCCCCCGCCCGGGCCGAGGCGGAGCTGGGCTTCCGGGCCCGGGTGACCTTTGCCGACGGGATGCGCGAGTTCGCCACCGCCCCGCTGCGCCCCGCCCCCTGA
- a CDS encoding antitoxin, which yields MDKAKDAMGNEQTSDKVLDKGEQLADKKTGGDHDAQIDKGRDLADGKLGSE from the coding sequence ATGGACAAGGCCAAGGACGCCATGGGCAACGAGCAGACCAGCGACAAGGTGCTCGACAAGGGCGAGCAGCTGGCCGACAAGAAGACCGGCGGCGACCACGACGCCCAGATCGACAAGGGCCGCGACCTGGCCGACGGCAAGCTCGGCAGCGAGTAA
- a CDS encoding leucyl aminopeptidase family protein gives MLAVPVGAKGALPEWLTAAAEPPVDPGFLAGALADTGNGGKPGGITNVPVPGRRPRSVVAVGVGDATLPDLRSYVAVAVRRAQTLAEHGARRLVLPLDTGVAPAGADEVRAAVETALLAGYRFRQTSTPHPVRLAEVTVVAADAGDPAVVAAARAGRLTAASVAWARDLVNTPSDTKDPGWLAAQVVDRLRGLAGVTVTVLGPAELAAGGFGGVLAVGGGSASPPRVVVASYRPPSAGPAHPVLVGKGITFDTGGISIKTNAGMREMKTDMAGGAAVLAAVDAAARLQLPVAVTALVAAAENSPSGTSYRPGDVVRHVGGRTTEVRNTDAEGRLVLADGLAHARRELGATALVDVATLTGAMKTALGARTAGLYASADGLADALLTAAGHAGEPFWRMPLTDAHVGHLRAQLDSPVADANNAPGNPGSTTAALFLQPFTGGLPWAHLDIAGPARAGSDDADLVKGGTGFAARTLLRWLEAGAPVELPGPVIRD, from the coding sequence GTGCTCGCCGTCCCGGTCGGCGCGAAGGGTGCCCTGCCGGAGTGGCTGACCGCCGCCGCGGAGCCGCCGGTCGACCCGGGCTTCCTCGCCGGTGCGCTGGCCGACACCGGCAACGGCGGCAAGCCCGGTGGGATCACCAACGTCCCGGTGCCCGGGCGCCGGCCGCGCAGCGTGGTCGCCGTCGGCGTCGGGGACGCGACGCTGCCCGACCTGCGCTCCTACGTCGCCGTCGCGGTCCGCCGCGCCCAGACGCTGGCCGAGCACGGGGCGCGCCGGCTGGTGCTACCGCTGGACACCGGGGTGGCCCCGGCCGGCGCCGACGAGGTGCGCGCCGCCGTGGAGACCGCGCTGCTGGCCGGCTACCGCTTCCGGCAGACCTCGACGCCGCACCCGGTCCGCCTCGCGGAGGTCACCGTGGTGGCCGCCGACGCCGGAGACCCCGCCGTGGTCGCCGCCGCCCGGGCCGGCCGGCTGACCGCAGCGTCGGTGGCCTGGGCCCGCGACCTGGTCAACACCCCCAGCGACACCAAGGACCCCGGCTGGCTGGCCGCCCAGGTCGTCGACCGGCTCCGCGGCCTGGCCGGCGTCACGGTCACCGTGCTCGGCCCGGCCGAGCTGGCCGCCGGTGGCTTCGGCGGCGTGCTGGCCGTGGGCGGCGGGTCCGCCTCGCCCCCGCGCGTCGTCGTGGCGAGCTACCGGCCGCCGTCCGCGGGCCCGGCGCACCCCGTGCTCGTCGGGAAGGGCATCACCTTCGACACCGGCGGCATCTCGATCAAGACCAACGCCGGCATGCGCGAGATGAAGACCGACATGGCCGGTGGGGCCGCCGTGCTCGCCGCCGTGGACGCCGCCGCGCGGCTGCAGCTGCCGGTCGCGGTGACCGCCCTCGTCGCGGCCGCGGAGAACTCGCCCTCCGGCACGAGCTACCGGCCCGGCGACGTCGTCCGGCACGTCGGCGGGCGCACCACCGAGGTGCGCAACACCGACGCCGAGGGCCGGCTGGTGCTGGCCGACGGCCTCGCCCACGCCCGCCGCGAGCTGGGGGCCACCGCGCTGGTCGACGTCGCCACCCTCACCGGTGCGATGAAGACCGCGCTCGGGGCGCGCACCGCGGGCCTGTACGCCAGCGCCGACGGGCTGGCCGACGCGCTGCTCACCGCCGCCGGGCACGCCGGCGAGCCGTTCTGGCGGATGCCGCTGACCGACGCGCACGTCGGGCACCTGCGCGCCCAGCTCGACTCGCCCGTCGCCGACGCCAACAACGCGCCGGGCAACCCCGGGTCGACCACCGCCGCGCTGTTCCTGCAGCCGTTCACCGGCGGCCTGCCGTGGGCGCACCTGGACATCGCCGGCCCCGCCCGGGCCGGCAGCGACGACGCCGACCTGGTCAAGGGCGGCACCGGGTTCGCCGCCCGCACGCTGCTGCGCTGGCTCGAGGCCGGGGCGCCGGTCGAGCTGCCGGGACCGGTCATCCGAGACTGA
- a CDS encoding DMT family transporter has translation MSRRGWALFVAMSLIWGVPYLLIKVAVGEFSPVVVVFLRCVIGAALLVPWTLARGSIGPALRRHWRALLVFTVLEMTGPWLLLSWAEQDLSSSLTGLLVAGVPFVAALTARLAGEDDRLSPVRVTGMLIGVVGIAVLLGLDIGGGQWTAIGAVVLVVIGYATAPMVISRKLPDVPGVTASAFALVVTAVVYAPFAVPQLGEAAGAPADAWLSVAALGVVCTALAMALFFALIREVGPQRALVITFVNPAVAVLLGVLLLDEPFTLGLAIGLPLVLVGCVLATRRSPARTSSSELADVDAAVP, from the coding sequence GTGAGCCGCCGCGGCTGGGCCCTGTTCGTGGCGATGTCGCTGATCTGGGGCGTGCCCTACCTGCTGATCAAGGTCGCGGTGGGCGAGTTCTCCCCGGTGGTCGTGGTGTTCCTGCGCTGCGTCATCGGTGCGGCGCTGCTGGTGCCCTGGACCCTGGCGCGCGGCTCGATCGGCCCGGCGCTGCGCCGGCACTGGCGGGCGCTGCTGGTGTTCACCGTGCTGGAGATGACCGGCCCGTGGCTGCTGCTCTCCTGGGCCGAGCAGGACCTCTCGTCCTCGCTCACCGGGCTGCTGGTGGCCGGGGTGCCGTTCGTCGCAGCGCTGACCGCGCGGCTGGCGGGCGAGGACGACCGGCTCTCCCCGGTGCGGGTCACCGGGATGCTCATCGGCGTCGTCGGGATCGCCGTGCTGCTCGGCCTGGACATCGGCGGCGGGCAGTGGACGGCGATCGGCGCCGTCGTGCTGGTGGTCATCGGCTACGCCACCGCGCCGATGGTGATCAGCCGCAAGCTGCCCGACGTCCCCGGGGTGACCGCCAGCGCCTTCGCCCTGGTCGTCACCGCCGTGGTCTACGCGCCGTTCGCCGTGCCGCAGCTCGGCGAGGCGGCCGGGGCGCCCGCCGACGCCTGGCTCTCGGTCGCCGCGCTCGGCGTGGTCTGCACCGCGCTCGCCATGGCGCTGTTCTTCGCCCTCATCCGCGAGGTCGGTCCGCAGCGCGCGCTGGTGATCACGTTCGTGAACCCGGCGGTCGCCGTCCTGCTCGGCGTGCTGCTGCTCGACGAGCCGTTCACCCTGGGGCTGGCCATCGGGCTGCCGCTGGTGCTGGTCGGCTGCGTGCTCGCCACCCGGCGCAGCCCGGCCCGCACGTCGTCCTCCGAGCTGGCAGACGTGGACGCCGCCGTCCCCTGA
- a CDS encoding DUF3117 domain-containing protein, with translation MAAMKPRTGEGPLEVTKEGRGLVMRVPLEGGGRLVVELSPDEATALSEALKGATS, from the coding sequence ATGGCGGCCATGAAGCCGCGCACGGGTGAAGGTCCCCTCGAGGTCACCAAGGAGGGCCGCGGCCTGGTCATGCGCGTCCCGCTGGAGGGTGGCGGCCGGCTGGTCGTCGAGCTGTCCCCCGACGAGGCGACCGCCCTCTCCGAGGCCCTGAAGGGCGCGACCAGCTGA
- a CDS encoding DUF808 domain-containing protein: MAGGLVALLDDVAVLARAAAASIDDIGAAAGRASVKAAGVVVDDTAVTPQYVHGLNADRELPIIRRIALGSLRNKLLIILPAILLLSEFLDFLLTPILMVGGAYLCYEGAEKIWHRVKPHAETHAEVEDALPDEKTIVTGAVRTDFILSAEIMVISLNEVVDQGFWSRAVILAIVAIGITVLVYGVVGLIVKMDDVGLHLSQRSSKGVAKVGRGLVKGMPKLLSALTVIGTAAMLWVGGHILLVGTDDLGWHGLYDVVHHLEEAAHDATGALGGLVGWLVNTFASALLGLVVGALVVLVMTFTVHRRKQEKGAAAH, translated from the coding sequence GTGGCTGGTGGACTCGTAGCGCTGCTGGACGACGTGGCGGTGCTGGCCCGTGCGGCCGCCGCCTCGATCGACGACATCGGGGCCGCCGCCGGGCGGGCCAGCGTGAAGGCCGCCGGGGTCGTCGTCGACGACACCGCCGTCACGCCGCAGTACGTGCACGGCCTGAACGCCGACCGCGAGCTGCCGATCATCCGGCGGATCGCCCTCGGCTCGCTGCGCAACAAGCTGCTGATCATCCTGCCGGCGATCCTGCTGCTCAGCGAGTTCCTGGACTTCCTGCTCACCCCGATCCTCATGGTCGGTGGTGCCTACCTCTGCTACGAGGGCGCGGAGAAGATCTGGCACCGGGTGAAGCCGCACGCGGAGACCCACGCCGAGGTGGAGGACGCGCTCCCGGACGAGAAGACCATCGTCACCGGGGCGGTGCGCACCGACTTCATCCTCTCCGCCGAGATCATGGTCATCTCGCTCAACGAGGTGGTCGACCAGGGCTTCTGGTCCCGGGCGGTCATCCTGGCGATCGTCGCCATCGGCATCACCGTGCTCGTCTACGGCGTCGTCGGCCTGATCGTGAAGATGGACGACGTCGGGCTGCACCTGTCCCAGCGGTCCAGCAAGGGCGTCGCCAAGGTCGGCCGCGGGCTGGTCAAGGGGATGCCGAAGCTGCTGAGCGCGCTCACCGTGATCGGCACCGCCGCGATGCTGTGGGTCGGCGGCCACATCCTGCTGGTGGGCACCGACGACCTCGGCTGGCACGGGCTCTACGACGTGGTGCACCACCTCGAGGAGGCCGCGCACGACGCCACCGGCGCGCTCGGCGGGCTGGTCGGCTGGCTGGTGAACACGTTCGCCAGCGCGCTGCTCGGGCTGGTCGTCGGCGCCCTGGTGGTGCTGGTCATGACCTTCACCGTGCACCGGCGCAAGCAGGAGAAGGGCGCAGCGGCGCACTAG